In Falco cherrug isolate bFalChe1 chromosome 5, bFalChe1.pri, whole genome shotgun sequence, one DNA window encodes the following:
- the LOC114014869 gene encoding uncharacterized protein LOC114014869, which yields MVASGRQHPGGSRHPPTRDRGDLRVTRGGDPGARPVAPRGTGGDRGSARRRRRRSHKQTVQQKLRESFPIPRLLVNRLTTFLIELVRFLGETLVQVLVVGLLTAIGDHIWKPFLAAVFNSLLQPLLVFLLKVLCSIQDLMDPLINILAGVCSQLAVLLRAIRLVEINLQLDRTGLRADGSG from the exons ATGGTGGCGTCGGGCCGGCAGCACCCGGGGGGGTCGCGTCACCCTCCCACGAGGGACCGTGGGGACCTTCGGGTAACACGCGGTGGTGACCCCGGGGCGAGGCCCGTCGCCCCCCGGGGGACCGGGGGGGACCGGGGGTctgcgaggaggaggaggaggaggag ccatAAGCAGACGGTTCAACAAAAGCTGAGGGaatccttccccatcccacgGCTGCTGGTCAACAGGCTCACCACCTTCCTGATCGAGCTGGTTCGCTTCCTTGGTGAGACCTTGGTCCAG GTGCTGGTGGTTGGTTTACTGACAGCCATTGGTGATCATATTTGGAAGCCCTTTTTGGCAGCGGTGTTCAACAGCCTCCTGCAACCTCTGCTGGTGTTCCTGCTGAAGGTCCTCTGCAGCATCCAAGACCTGATGGACCCCCTCATCAACATTCTAGCTGGTGTCTGCTCGCAGCTCGCTGTGCTGCTGCGGGCCATCAGATTAGTGGAGATAAACCTACAGCTGGACAGGACTGGTCTCAGGGCAGACGGCAGTGGGTGA